In Festucalex cinctus isolate MCC-2025b chromosome 1, RoL_Fcin_1.0, whole genome shotgun sequence, the sequence ttgtatagtatagtattttttcaaatgtgtcTCAAATCATCTATGATCAATTTTTAAAGGTTGTATTGTAAGATAAGTTTGAAATTATAATACGGATTTATACTTTTGGGGGCATCCATTAAgtacttgttttttgttgttgtttgcagcACTGTCACTATTTAGCCTATTTTATAACcccaatattaaaaaataaaatacatttatttttacataagcAAGAGACATAAATCGCTTTGGAAATCGGATTTATGTGGgaactgaaactaaataaaatgttattataCCGCCCAGCCCTTCATCATGCTTTGTGTAGGAAAGTCATTATGGGGCTAAATAACAGTCAtgtagctagcatgctagctcgcTACTCATTGGCGGATGAGCCGTACAACCAGCATTAAACTACTTACagacatcaaactaggactaTCATGCAGCAAATGGTGCACGTTTTTTCTCTCCACTAGCAGGTTTTAGCCAAGGGGAACGAACATGCCGGGTGAAGGGAAACGGGTTACCGTCGTTTCCACAGCAACGCGGTCCCATGATTCATTTCTTCGACCGGCGTCGGCGGCGAGCGTTTCATTTTGACCGGTCCAAAAGCAGCCTTTAGCGGTAATACTCGTTGTTACGATGCCGCCTTAAGGCGCACGACAGTCGGCAGACTGTACTTCGGTCCCTCGTGTAAGCGCTccagtgtttgtttgtgtgtatgctTATAGCGTGTTCTTTTCATTCAAAATGATGACATCTGCCTTCTTCGgccacttcttcttctactactaataCTTGTTCTACTAGGCGGTCTGTTGGGTGTGTCTGCGCCATCGTCTGGCGAGAGAGTGAATGATGAATCAACGGATTTGCGCAACCATTACCGAAGCGTAGGCTTTAAACATACTAGAAACTAAATTAACAAATTATCTTTATGAAACTCAATTGAACATTTGGCACACGTTTATCTAAATCGATACAAGAACAGAGGTCCTTAAATTAGTGACGTCAGTAAGCTGTGTTCTCGTCAGATGTGCCACGTCACGTCATTTTACCATCAAAGGTTATTAGCAAACCCATTCAAAGTCTAAATAAGAATTTATGGAGTACTAGTGTTTTAAATTAATGGAATACTTTTCTTCACTTCCCTGCCACTcattacagaaaaaaacaaaacaaaaaaaaaacatttccaataTGCCATTCATCAATATTTAAGAAAAGTCAATTTTGATTTACACTGTATTAGAGGTAGAAGCTAATTTTGTTACACTGAGCTGCACGAGAAGGCAAAAAGTATTAGAATTATAAACATTCTAAAATAATACCTGAAAAGTCAACACGCATTTGGAGTAACAAagaatgtttttattcattaaatacaaaaaagtcCAGAAGAGTGATGACaaaaatagaatagaaaaaggcacagttaattaaaaatccacactgtgccataaaaaataaaacggcttctTTTCGTTGTCTTCTTCAATTGTGGCTGAAAATAGATGGTTGTCCTCTCTGACATGGTTCTGATGACAATACACTCAAAAGACCCTAAATCCCtgtccccctccctccctcccccgtGGCAGTATTAATGGCTTGGCATGAGGAGCAGTGTTGAGGTCGACGTTTCCCTGTAGCATTAAAACGAAGGCCTGCAAGGGAATACGAAGCAGGGATTAGATTCGGGATCCAAACGGGAACGGCGATGTGGGTGGAGGTGCACACTCACCAAAATGAGCATGGCAGGTTCATAAGAAGGAGCAGACCTTCTGCGGCCTGAACGGGTTGGTGCTGGATGACACGCCGGTCAGCAGGGGGTCTTGCAAGGCGTTCTGCAAGCAGAACTGCTGGAGGTCCGCGGCCGCTTGGGACACCTCgacagcaaaaagaaaaacaatatgaataaaataaaattcacaaaGTAAATCTAAGACCTCaatcaggttaaaaaaaaaaaaatgtataggacctgaaaatatatattttttaaatcataaaacTGACATGGCAGATAGTGAATAGTTCTTACAAAAAGAGGCTTAAAGCCATTTATTTCTCCTCCCAGTTGATATTTACTGTTAAACTGAACATATAAATAAAGCAaactaaatgtgtttaaaacaaccatgcaaTGTTGCCTTAGGAAATTTAGTTATTGCTAACACACGTTGCCAAATGCCATGAACGGgctaacaaacaacaacaataaaaaaaaaaaattagcacacTAGGAGCCGCTGAATTAATTATCATGATGCAAATATACAAATTCCTTGCAATccacaaatatttaattatgttatgttatgctaCTTTCGACTGTGCACTGAACAGTGGTGACTCGCTTTGAGTTGGGAACTGGCCATTGAAAACAATCACTGAACCAGAATATGCGCGTTTGAGTCAGAACGGGTGGAAAGTGACGTTTAAAAGTTTGATATTGTTGTCATCTTGTGTCGCCAAATTAAGCTTGCAGGAAGTGGCTTGCAAATATGAATGTTTTCCAGCATCGTTAGTACCATGTTAGAGACACATTTTGTAAAAGCTGGAAAAATAGCAAGCATGAAGGCGAGCTGtggatattttgccgtgacccGCAATCCTGCTAGTATTATTTTGCCATGTTCGGCTCCGATTGGTCAATTGTTGGACCAAGTCATGCACTGGGTGTGGTTCCTTCCTCATTTTAACTCTTTCTGTGgattttcacaaatttatttatttttttttgccacaaatACAGTGCTGCTATCGGCATTATCATCCTAAACCTAACCATAACCATCAGAGCATGGGCTGTTATCGGCATTGCCTGCCGAACCCTAACTATAACCCACAGAGCATAAAGGCTGTTGTCAAGAAattataacatttaaaaaaaaaataaaaaaatgtacagaGTGGGATTCAAACTCGAGACCCATACTTGTGGTATGCCTGCCATAACAATTATACCACAAGCTTGTACACGTTCACTGGCGCAGAATTTGTACTTGTAGTTCTCACGTCATTCACAGCAAAACCGCATTAGTAGGATGGTTGCTGGTCACGGCAAAATGTCCACTTTGTTGGCAAAAAAATtctattgtggaaaaaaaataaatatatatatatatatatatatatatatatatatatatatatatatatatatatatatatacacatttaataaaaacttGTAAAGTTATAATAAAAGATGCACACAtcaaacatttatatttaaaaaaaaaaggtggtggtggtggggaggGGCTTAATTGCAACTTTAttacaaaattattttcagaagtttacaaatttacaaattgcttaaaaaaaaaaactacatgttTTCACCCACAAGTACAAAATTATTGTCGTAACCTACAATTGTTTTCGACATCTACTAATTCTCACATTTTGGTTGCATGCACGAGTTTTTAATTGTGTACGAGATACGTTTGCACCCCAAATTTACCTCCAAACTTATCAATCTAGTTCTCCCAAGTTGCATTCAAACACCAAATGAAAGAAACCTACGCAACCTCGAGTAGATGTAGAATTGACTAGTTATTCTTAAGTGAACATTACAGAAGTAAATCCAAAACTTCCCCTTCTTTGTCAAAGCAACGCCCTCTGGGTGCCGGTTGACTAATGGCTAACTTGTGAGAGGCTAACGCTAGCACAGGAAAATGTAACGGTCGAAGACACTCGGCCCGGAAAACAATCCCGTTTGCTCGTTACCTTCACTCTGTTTATGCTCGCCTCGAAGCGCAGCTGCTGTACGACTTTTCTCATGGCTACAAGGTTGTTGGAACTCGACATAGTTGCTGTGCTTTTCGGCTAGTTGTGGGGGGCTGCGAGGCTTCGTTTCTGGCTGGGCTTTTGGATGGAAGGAGACGAACGGAACGATGGCGATGACAACTTCCCGTTTGGGCTGTGGGCTGCAATGCGCGTTGAGGACACAAGGAGGTGCTAGAAACAAAAGAATGTTACTGTAAAGCGAATTCaaagttttattttctttatatatttttttaaatacatatgtttgAAGATAATCTCCTGATATAGCATTCAACACTAATATTCACCCTTTCAGTTGTCCGGAATTTTTGGGCGTGGCCAAGActgtccaacaacaacaacaacaacaggccTTCTTCTTGGAGATTTATCTAGCAAATTATCAACTCTTTTCCTGTAATCGATAAGAACATCAATCAACATTTAATATAGTTTACCTACTATTTCCACTGATGAAGAGTCACTCACCACTTCATCCTTCTCCCGCTGACACTGCCAGCAGTGCTGCTGCTACtagaattgttttcttttttcttgtccACTCCACTGACATTACTCTATTTTCCTCACAACTTTTTCCTGAATCAAGTCTTCACACATGCAATATAGTCCATTGCATGCGAGAGGGAGCAGTCGAACTTATTATTAAATCGATTAAAACGCATTAATTATAATTACCAAGGGCCCCTGGAAATCTCAGAGCACCAGCCAATTGCCAGTATTTGTCACATAAATTAACCCAATAGTGCAACTGCAATTAActgatatttaatttattataattttttttaacagtttaatCTCACAACTGTAAATGTTCTTAAATATCACTTTCCAAAACACTGcgacacacaaaataaattttttgatGAGTATCAATCGTACGCTCGGTGTTATTGATATCTGGTGATGAAAGATGCTGAGGAGTGGGgggggaaccccccccccccccccaaaaaaaaacatgtacaatGTCTCCTTTAACTAAAAATTATATCAGTTTATTAAATCAACTGTGATTGTCCATATTAACTTtgtaaaaattcaaacaaaagcaACCTTCAAttcaataagaaaaaaaaaaatgtcaatac encodes:
- the LOC144016084 gene encoding guanine nucleotide-binding protein G(I)/G(S)/G(O) subunit gamma-5-like, which codes for MSSSNNLVAMRKVVQQLRFEASINRVKVSQAAADLQQFCLQNALQDPLLTGVSSSTNPFRPQKVCSFL